A single Alosa sapidissima isolate fAloSap1 chromosome 17, fAloSap1.pri, whole genome shotgun sequence DNA region contains:
- the xkr9 gene encoding XK-related protein 9, whose protein sequence is MGTAEISILKKEATNAEVKMNVESQFTKKRWILTLIGSLLYTADIVLDIYLGVKHINNGHINWGILTLAFVLCASVCTQIFSYMWFRDDDSGGGTIIGLHLIHMGIFTRYYKLLRKSFKLVWCKSITVGNDIWDHLKLFGQATDLSMLRLFEAFLESVPQLLLQLYIFLLGHGHNSVIHYLSMAASFLNVAWAVVDYRRCLRRSLPQLKEMPNGLPTIIYLLYKLFAITTRIFSLSLLLVLSPFSILYMALVWLLSTAWAFFQRTDFCTSKALEVLYRAIVGIILVFTFFNIQGQATRAPMTIYYIFYVFQSLSAPLLLCMWKPEVLRYEYGTGIISAGLCVGLGLLCVYYGLLHQGEEVKTEERVADEVDNMERQGPELVISPRMKRFLQI, encoded by the exons ATGGGAACTGCTGAGATCTCGATTCTCAAAAAGGAAGCAACCAACGCAGAAGTGAAAATGAATGTGGAGAGCCAATTCACAAAAAAACGATGGATTCTAACACTGATTGGAAGTCTCCTCTACACCGCGGACATTGTGCTTGATATCTATCTGGGAGTCAAGCATATAAATAATGGACACATCAACTGGGGCATTCTGACGTTGGCATTTGTCCTTTGTGCGTCAGTATGTACACAAATATTCAGCTACATGTGGTTCAGAGATGACGATTCTGGAGGTGGCACTATTATTGGACTACACCTTATACATATGGGCATCTTCACCAG GTATTACAAGCTGCTCAGAAAAAGCTTCAAGTTGGTTTGGTGCAAATCCATCACAGTTGGCAACGACATTTGGGACCACCTCAAGTTGTTTGGCCAGGCCACAGATCTGAGCATGCTCCGTCTGTTTGAGGCCTTCTTGGAGAGCGTTCCGCAGTTGTTGCTCCAGCTCTACATCTTCCTCCTGGGGCATGGACACAACTCAGTCATTCACT ATCTCTCCATGGCTGCATCCTTCTTAAACGTTGCCTGGGCCGTGGTAGACTACCGTCGCTGCCTCCGGAGGTCTCTCCCCCAGCTGAAGGAGATGCCCAACGGTCTGCCCACCATCATTTACCTCCTCTACAAGCTCTTCGCCATCACCACGCGTATCTTCAGTCTCAGCTTGCTCCTGGTGCTGAGTCCCTTCAGTATCTTGTACATGGCCCTGGTGTGGCTCCTCAGCACGGCGTGGGCCTTCTTCCAGCGCACCGACTTCTGCACATCGAAAGCCCTGGAGGTCTTGTACCGCGCCATCGTCGGCATCATCCTCGTCTTCACCTTCTTCAACATCCAGGGCCAGGCGACCAGGGCGCCTATGACCATCTACTACATCTTCTACGTCTTCCAGAGCCTCTCAGCCCCGTTACTCTTGTGCATGTGGAAGCCAGAGGTGCTGAGGTACGAGTACGGCACTGGGATCATCAGCGCGGGCCTGTGCGTGGGGctgggcctgctgtgtgtgtactacGGCCTCTTACACCAGGGGGAAGAGGTGAAGACAGAGGAGCGAGTGGCTGATGAGGTGGACAACATGGAGAGACAGGGGCCTGAGTTGGTCATATCACCACGAATGAAACGCTTTCTACAGATCTGA